The genomic window GCTTCTTCTGGTTTTGGATGGACTTCAATCATAAGTCCATCTGCCCCTGCTGCTATTGCCGCTTTACTCATTGGTATTATTATATCTCTTCTTCCAGTTCCATGACTTGGGTCAACTATTACTGGTAGATGTGTTTCTTTTTTTAAAACAGGAATTGCTGAAAGGTCAAGGGTATTTCTTGTAAAATCATTATCAAAACTCCTTATACCTCTTTCACATAAAATTACATTTTGATTTCCTTCTTTAAGGATATATTCTGCACAACTTAAAAATTCTTTAATTGTTGCAGAAAATGACCTTTTTAAAAGAATTGGTTTGTCTATTTCCCCAACTTTCTTTAATAGAGGATAATTATACATATTTCTTGCCCCTATCTGTAAAATGTCTGCTACTTCTGCTATTTCTTCAATTTCATCAATTGATAGAACTTCGGTTATTATAGGTATTTTTACTTCTTCTTTTATATCTTTTAAAATTTCAAGTCCTTCTTTACCAAGTCCTAAAAATGCATAAGGAGATGTTCTTGGTTTGTAAGCAGCGCCCCTTAAAATATGTGCCCCTTTACTTTTAATATGTTTTGCAGTGCTTAGTAGTTGTGATTTACTTTCAATGGAACATGGACCTGCAATAATTGTTATGGTCCCTTCTCCTATTTTTATGCTATTTACTTTAATAATTGTATTATGGGGATGAAATTCTCTACTTGCAAGTTTGTAGTCCCTTAATATACTTATAACTTCAATAACTCCTGGCATAATTTTAAAAACCTCATCTGATATGCCTCTTGTATCACCTATAATTCCAATTATTGTTTTTTCTGTTCCCTTACTTATGTTAACATTAAATCCCATGTTTTTTATTTTATT from bacterium includes these protein-coding regions:
- the aroF gene encoding 3-deoxy-7-phosphoheptulonate synthase, yielding NKIKNMGFNVNISKGTEKTIIGIIGDTRGISDEVFKIMPGVIEVISILRDYKLASREFHPHNTIIKVNSIKIGEGTITIIAGPCSIESKSQLLSTAKHIKSKGAHILRGAAYKPRTSPYAFLGLGKEGLEILKDIKEEVKIPIITEVLSIDEIEEIAEVADILQIGARNMYNYPLLKKVGEIDKPILLKRSFSATIKEFLSCAEYILKEGNQNVILCERGIRSFDNDFTRNTLDLSAIPVLKKETHLPVIVDPSHGTGRRDIIIPMSKAAIAAGADGLMIEVHPKPEEALSDGFQSLTFDLFGKLIDEITPIIKVIGKKIPSFPL